The Litchfieldia alkalitelluris genome has a window encoding:
- a CDS encoding PDZ domain-containing protein: MTEWLVEFIKGIGLFFLHPLLYVFIFMSLIAGYLRIRRERKDFHVRVYDIFQELRELFTSGVILSITTSIATVVAGMVMPFGSLVLMAVITLILAAVGRFRLLTPSYILGFTFFSIILLSQINSPPTWFAPLLNDIKMTSLPGLSVLVSLLLLIEGILIFSKGHKGTSPKLVKSKRGLKVGAHLSEKLWMVPLFLILPGDAIAVSFEWWPVFVVGDGSYSLILVPFCVGFSQKFKGMLPQLGARFIARKVIGLGTVLIGFSILSIRYPIVAIMSVAFAMVARELINLQFKFFDDSQPFFYAKRAQGLFILSIIPKSPADKMGLKIGEEIMKVNGLVVNNDREFYQSLQKNSAFCKLEVKGLNGEVNFVQGALYEGDHHELGIIFIEEDKKWSHEAV, encoded by the coding sequence ATGACTGAGTGGCTAGTTGAATTTATAAAAGGAATAGGTTTGTTTTTCCTTCATCCTTTGCTTTACGTTTTTATCTTCATGTCATTAATAGCTGGTTATTTAAGAATAAGGCGTGAGCGCAAGGACTTTCATGTGAGGGTATATGATATTTTTCAAGAATTAAGAGAATTATTTACAAGTGGGGTTATTCTAAGTATCACTACTTCAATTGCTACGGTTGTAGCTGGAATGGTTATGCCTTTTGGTAGTTTAGTATTGATGGCAGTAATTACATTAATACTAGCAGCAGTTGGTAGATTTAGATTATTAACACCTTCTTATATACTAGGATTCACGTTTTTTTCGATCATATTGCTTTCACAGATTAATAGTCCTCCAACATGGTTCGCTCCATTATTAAATGACATTAAAATGACTAGCTTACCAGGTTTATCTGTACTTGTATCCTTGCTTTTATTAATAGAAGGGATTCTCATATTCAGCAAAGGACATAAAGGTACCTCACCAAAACTAGTGAAAAGTAAAAGAGGGCTAAAGGTAGGGGCACATTTATCGGAAAAGCTATGGATGGTTCCACTATTTCTGATCTTACCTGGAGATGCTATAGCAGTGTCATTTGAATGGTGGCCGGTTTTTGTGGTGGGTGATGGTAGTTACTCCTTAATTCTTGTTCCATTTTGTGTAGGGTTTTCACAAAAGTTTAAGGGAATGCTACCGCAACTTGGAGCACGCTTTATCGCAAGAAAAGTGATTGGTTTAGGAACTGTTTTAATAGGTTTTTCAATTCTTAGCATTAGGTATCCAATTGTTGCAATTATGTCTGTTGCGTTTGCAATGGTAGCGCGTGAATTGATAAATTTACAATTTAAATTCTTTGATGATTCACAACCTTTTTTCTATGCGAAGCGAGCTCAAGGGCTTTTCATCCTTAGTATTATTCCGAAATCTCCAGCTGATAAGATGGGATTGAAAATTGGTGAAGAAATCATGAAAGTGAACGGACTGGTAGTGAATAATGATCGCGAATTCTATCAATCTCTTCAAAAAAATAGTGCATTTTGTAAACTAGAGGTTAAGGGATTAAATGGTGAAGTAAACTTTGTACAAGGTGCTTTGTATGAGGGGGATCATCATGAGTTAGGGATTATTTTTATTGAAGAAGATAAAAAGTGGAGTCATGAGGCGGTATAA
- a CDS encoding S41 family peptidase — translation MNRKFVALYMALSLLLGASATYMGMQFFNNAPSSNSNSLISNGNSNASTETAVEDFEKIQQAYELILGRYVEDVDQAQLIEGAIKGMVDTLEDPYSVYMDKDTADQFTQSLDSSFEGIGAEVSMVDGRVTIVAPFKDSPAEKAGLKPNDQIVKIDGESIEGLDLYEAVLKIRGEKGTTVILDVIRPGVNDIMNIEVTRDEIPIETVYSSVKEYNGQKVGYIEITSFAEKTAQDFVSQLSALEEQGIEGLVLDVRGNPGGLLDSVEQILKQLVTKDKPYVQIEQRDGNKQRFFSSLESLKDYPITVLINEGSASASEILAGALKEAGGYEVVGDTSFGKGTVQQAVPMEDGSNIKLTMYKWLTPDGNWIHETGVEPTVPVKQPDYFYSNPIQLEEGKSLEADMNNEKVKNAQLMLKGLGFEPGREDGYFSKETEIAVKAFQEANDLDVNGKIDTKTASRIESEILEHIRKEENDLQLKAAIKILFQ, via the coding sequence TTGAATCGGAAGTTTGTAGCATTATATATGGCATTATCACTATTATTGGGGGCATCAGCTACATATATGGGGATGCAGTTCTTTAATAATGCCCCATCTAGCAACAGTAACAGCCTTATTTCGAATGGCAATTCAAATGCTTCTACTGAAACCGCAGTGGAAGACTTTGAAAAGATACAACAAGCTTATGAACTTATACTAGGACGATATGTGGAAGACGTAGACCAAGCTCAACTTATTGAGGGTGCTATAAAAGGAATGGTTGATACTCTTGAGGATCCTTATTCGGTTTATATGGATAAAGATACAGCAGATCAATTTACCCAATCATTAGACTCGAGCTTTGAAGGAATTGGAGCAGAGGTAAGCATGGTTGACGGTCGAGTGACGATTGTCGCACCATTTAAGGATTCTCCAGCAGAAAAAGCTGGATTAAAGCCAAATGACCAAATTGTTAAAATAGATGGTGAATCAATTGAAGGTCTAGACTTGTATGAAGCGGTCCTAAAGATTCGTGGGGAAAAGGGAACAACTGTTATTCTTGATGTAATCCGGCCAGGCGTTAATGACATAATGAATATAGAAGTGACTCGTGATGAAATCCCGATCGAAACCGTATATTCGTCTGTTAAGGAATATAATGGTCAAAAGGTAGGATATATTGAAATTACTTCTTTCGCTGAAAAAACGGCACAGGATTTTGTTTCTCAATTATCTGCTTTAGAAGAACAAGGAATTGAAGGTCTAGTATTAGATGTTCGAGGTAATCCTGGTGGGCTTTTAGATAGTGTTGAGCAAATTCTAAAGCAACTTGTAACAAAGGATAAGCCATATGTTCAAATTGAACAAAGAGATGGTAATAAACAGCGTTTCTTCTCAAGTCTTGAATCACTAAAAGATTACCCTATTACGGTGTTAATTAATGAGGGGAGTGCTTCAGCATCAGAAATATTAGCGGGTGCATTAAAAGAAGCAGGTGGTTATGAGGTTGTTGGAGATACATCCTTTGGAAAGGGAACCGTTCAACAAGCAGTTCCGATGGAAGATGGAAGTAATATTAAGCTAACAATGTACAAGTGGTTGACTCCAGATGGTAATTGGATTCATGAAACAGGTGTTGAACCAACTGTTCCAGTGAAGCAACCAGACTATTTTTATAGTAACCCAATTCAGCTTGAGGAAGGTAAAAGTCTTGAGGCTGACATGAATAATGAGAAAGTGAAAAATGCCCAATTAATGCTTAAAGGTTTAGGGTTTGAACCAGGTCGAGAAGATGGTTACTTTAGCAAAGAAACTGAAATCGCAGTAAAAGCATTCCAAGAAGCAAACGATTTAGACGTGAATGGAAAAATTGATACTAAAACAGCAAGTCGAATCGAAAGTGAAATTCTTGAGCATATTCGCAAAGAAGAAAATGATCTACAGCTAAAAGCAGCAATTAAAATCTTGTTCCAATAA